TTTTAAACTCTTTTGGATTATTCAATTGTGAAGTCGTCAGATGCCTGTTCAATTTTTTGACCGTTTTTTCTTGTTTCCGGTTTACTGCTGTTCTTTGGCAGAACAATTGAAAAAACGCTACCCACATTGGGAGTTGAATCAATTTTAATTTTCCCACCATGACTTTTAACGATGTAATCAGCAATATTGAGGCCAAGCCCAACACCGCCAGTCGCCCGGTTTCGGCCATCATCAACTCGGTAGAAACGGCTGAATACTTTAGCTTTTTCTTCCTCAGTCAAACCTATTCCAGTATCTCTTACGGCAATCACAACATGTCTTTTTTCCTGACTCAGGCACAGTTCAACTTGACCTTCTTCTTTCGTATACTTGATAGCATTATCAAGAAGTATGCGTACAGCCTGTTTCAGCCGTTGTTCATCGCCTTTAAAATAAATTTCATCATCCACTGAATCCGTCAGTGTAATCAACTTATCATGTGCCAGGGTTTCCATTAGATCCACTAACTGATGACACATGGCTGACAAATCAAAGTTGTCCACATCCATTTCCAGGCTCTGATTTTCAGCCTGAGCAAGCAATAGAAGTTCAGAAATCAGTTGAGCCATCGTCTCGCTTTCACTGGCAATATTATCAAGCCACTTGGCATTATTACAAATTGTATCTTCTTCTTTTAACTTCAGTACTTCAATATTAGTCTGGATAACGGTTAATGGTGTTCTCAATTCATGTGATGCATTGGCAATGAATTTTTTCTGATCCTCAAAGGTCTCCTTGATCGGTTGCAAAGATTTACCAGCCAGAAAATAAGAGATTGGTATCAAGACTGCCACTGAACCCACACCAATTAGAAATAAAAACGAAATAACATAAGTAACAATGGATCGCTCCGTACTGACCTGTTGAAAAACCTGCAAGATGTAATCTCCGGAATTGTTGGAATATTTTATAGTATATCCCCTGTATTCCAGGGCTTCTGTAGCAAAAGTATTAAACCTGGGAAATTCAGAGTTTTCCAGAATAATCTCATACCCTTTAGTAATCAGATTACGATCTTCAAGTTTCATATTTTTCACTGTATTACTGGAATTCCAGAGGATATACTGATAGCCAAATTTCTCATGTACGGAATCTAATGATTCCACGGATTCAGTAACGCTTCCGCCTTCTTCCTTAATAATTTCCTTGGCCACATCGGTCAGATACATTTCTCCCGATAGGTTCAGACTCCATTTTACCAGAAAAGCCAGAAGGAAAATAAACATAAACATAAAGATAATTAAAATCAGCGTATTAAACACTGTGATTTTTCGTTTGATTTCAGCAAACATTCAGTTCACCTGTTTTATTTTTTACCAAGCGTATACCCCACTCCGCGAATGGTATCAATTTTAACCTGAGTATTGGCAATTTTCTTGCGTAGATTATGTACATAAATTTCAATATTATTTTCGTTAACTTCCTTGTCAAATCCCCAAACCCGATCCAGTATTTGTTCTCTGGTAAACACCTGGTTTGGTCTTTTCAAGAGCATTTCAAGAATTTTAGCTTCCTTCACCGAAAGTTTGAATTCCTGCTCTTCTGTCTGCAAAACGTTTTTCTTAGTATTAAAGCTTACATCTTCAAAAACGATTGTTTCTCCCTTTATGCCATGATCCGGACGACGTCCCAATGCACGAATTCTGGCAAAGAGCTCCTTAGCTGAAAATGGCTTGACAAGATAATCATCAGCCCCCATATCCAAGCCCTTCACCTTATCATCAATGGTCCCCTTGGCGGTTAACATTAAAACCGGGGTAGAAATGCCCTGATCACGAATTTGCTGAAGAATTTCTGTTCCACTTTTTAAAGGCAGCATAATATCCAGAACGATCACATCGTAAATAGGATTTAAAGCAAATAAAAGTCCTTCCTCGCCATCATTAGCGATATCACAATCGATATTCTGTATCCTGCACAACTCCTGAAGTGCATCGGTTATCTTTTTTTCGTCTTCTACAAACAGTATACGCATTAAATAACTCCTTCCAGATTAATATCCAATTTATTCCTTAGCTTTTTATTATATTTAAGAATCCTTAAACCTGCATGAAAAAAGCGCTTTATAGCGCTTTCTCAAAAATTTCAACAGCCTGATCGATTTCGGCTTTTGTTACTACCAGTGGCGGCACAAAACGAATTGCTGAATCACCAGCCCCGACTAAAAGCAGTCCGTCTTCCATTGCTTTGGCAACAATTTCACCTGGTGCTTTATCAACTTCTACCCCGATCATCAGTCCCATTCCACGCACATCTTTAATACAATCATATTTTTCTTTTAGCGCCAATAATTTTCCCTTAAGATAATCCCCCTTATCCTGGACCTCTGCTAAAAAGCCATCAGCCATCAGGGTTTCTATCACGAAAAGTCCACCTGCACAAACTAAAGGATTGCCACCAAAAGTGGAAGCATGAGTACCTGGTGTAAAGACCGATGCCATCTTATCCTTGGCAATAATTCCGCCGATTGGCAGACCGCCGCCAAGACCTTTAGCCATCGTCACCACATCCGGTGTAACACCATATTTCTGATAGGCAAACAGCTCACCCGTTCGGCCAATCCCAGTTTGTACCTCATCAAATATCAGGACAATATTTTCACGATCACAAATCTCTCGCACTTCTTTTAAATATTCTGCATCCGCTGGATTGATTCCGCCTTCGCCCTGAATTGCTTCCAGAATAATCCCACAGGTTTTTGGAGAAATCTGCTTTTTCAAAGCCTCGATATCGTTAAAGGGAACATGATAAATCTCAGGCATCAGCGGTTCCAGATTTTTCTGATATTTCTTTTGACCGGTAGCGGTGATAGCTGCATAGGTACGGCCATGAAAAGACTGGTCCATTGAAATAATTTCAACAGCATCTTCACTTTTATTAAGCTTGCCGTAAACCCGACAAAGCTTTAAAGCAGCTTCGCAGGCTTCAGCCCCACTGTTACAGTAAAAAACCTTATCCAGTCCACTATATTTTACCAGCGCCTCTGCAAGTGCTATAGCCGGTTCAGTCCAATACAGGTTTGATACATGAATCAGGCTGTCAAGTTGCTCTTTAACTACTTTGCTAAAGCCAGGATGGCAATGTCCCAAAGAGTTTACGGCAATTCCAGCCACAAAATCCAAATATTTTTTTCCTTCGCTGTCGGTCAGTGTACAACCAGATCCACTGACAAATTCAATTGGAAATCGTTTATAGGTTTCCATAATAACTTTATTTCCTCGTTCAACCATAAAATCCTCCTAGACAATCGATTCTCGAATCATTGTGCCGACACCGGCGGCTGTAAACAATTCTAAAAGCAGCGAGTGTTCCACTTTTCCATCCAAGATATGTACTGAATTAACCCCTGCATTTAAAGCCTCAACACTGCTTTCAACTTTAGGTATCATACCACCCGAGATAATCCCCTCTTCAATCAGTTTTGGCACATTATCGGTAAACAGACGATGAATAATAGAATCCTGATTTTCCGGATCCATATACACCCCATCTGTATCAGTTAAGTAAATCAGTTTTTCAGCTTTCAAATGGGCAGCAATTGCGCAAGCCACATGATCAGCATTGATATTGTAACTCTGTCCCGTTTTATCGGTCCCAATCGGAGCAATAACTGGCAGAAAATCTTCCTTTAATACAGCTTTCAGGATTTTATCATCAATATGGAAAATTTCCCCCACATATCCGATATCAAGATCGTTGACGAATTTTTTCTTAACCTTGATCATACCGCCGTCTTTTCCCGAAAGACCCACTGCTGATATCTCACGGTCTTGCAGCAGCTGCACCAACTCCTTGTTTATTTTACCTGATAAAACCATTTCGGCCACTTCCACTACTTTTTCATTGGTGACACGCAAACCTTCGACAAACTCAGTCTGGATATCCAGATCATTGAGCAGACCGGAAATATCTTTACCACCACCATGAACGATGATGGGACGAATACCGACCAGACACATCAGTGAAATATCATCCATCACCGACTGTTTAATCTGCTCGTCGTACATGAAGCTTCCACCATATTTAATGACCATTATTTTCTTTTTAAACTGTTGAATATAGGGTAGTGCTTCAATTAAAATCTTAGCCTTTTCAATATACTTTTCCATTTTACCACGCTTTCTTTTTTTTAAACCGTTCGGTGACAACTTTAACTACGATAGTCACCATTAATTTTAACATACTCATAGGATAAATCACATCCCCAGGCAATAGCCTTTTCCGAACCTTCTTCCAGTTCTACATCGATATGCAAATCCGTTTCCTTGAGGACCGCCAATGCTTCTTCTTCATCAAAAGCGATTGGCATCCCATCGTTTAAAAGCGTTACCATCCCAGCAGAGCTGGAAAAGACCAAAGATACTTTTAATGGATCAAATTTTACTCCCGAATATCCTAAAGCACAAAGTGCCCGTCCCCAGTTGGCATCTTCACCGAACATTGCCGCTTTGAAAAGATTCGAGGTGATTACTGATTTTGCCAAAGTCCGAGCGTCTGCTTTAGTCTTTGCGCCACGCACCTCAACCTCCACAAATTTTGTAGCCCCTTCTCCATCACGGACGATTTTCTTTGCTAAGGTTTTATGTACATATAAAAAGGCTTCCTTAAAAGTCTCCAGATCCGGATCATTTTCGCAAAGACAATCATTGCCAGCCATTCCATTTGCCAGTACAGTCACCATATCATTGGTAGAAGTATCACCATCCACTGAAATCATATTGTAGGTTTCCTGAGTTACCTCGGTCAGTAATGAATCCAGTAATTTTTCATCAATACAGATATCGGTGGTCACAAAAGACAGCATGGTTGCCATATTGGGATGAATCATTCCCGAACCCTTAGCCATTCCACCAATTTTTACAGTTTTTCCTTTTATTTCAATTTCAACTCCGACTGTTTTAATTCCGGTGTCCGTCGTCAAAATCGCTTCTGCTGCTTCCACACCCGCTTCAGGGGAATCATTCAGGCTGATCTGTTCGAGTCCTGTCAGGATTTTTTTAACTGGCAACGGAACGCCGATTACACCAGTCGAGGCAATAAGGACTGCTTCTTTATCAACATCAAAAATAGCCGCTGCTTTTTCTGCCGTCTTTAAAACCGCTTGAGAACCTTGAGTTCCAGTACAGGCATTGGCATTGCCACTGTTGACTACTATCACCTGTTTTTTTGAACTTTTCATAACCTCGTTACACCAAAGTATTGGTGCTGCTTTAACGCAATTGGTAGTGGTTTTTACTGCAGCTGTTGCCGGTTTTTCCGACACTAAGACAGCTAAATCGAGTTTATCTTTCTTGATGCCGCAATGCAATCCGCCCAGTTTAAAACCTTGAGCCAATCCGGCATTTCCATCATTTATAATTTTCATTTTCTTCTCCTGTTATTAAATCGGAAAATCGGCAATCATATCAATCCCGGCTTTTTCCTCAATATCAAATACAATATTCATGTTCTGCACAGCCTGTCCCGCTGCCCCCTTAATCAAATTGTCAATGGCACCAACTGCCACAACTCGATTGGTTCTGGGATTCATTTTAAAGCCAATATCCACAAAGTTTGTACCACGGGCCCATCGGGTTTCCGGCATTTTTTCGCCTGTGAGGCGAATAAAGTATTCCTTCTGATACATTTTCTCGTAGGCATCTTTAATCTCAAGCTCTGTGACTCCTGGCTTCAAGCTGGCGTAGGATACTGCTAAAATTCCCCGGTTCATGGGTACCAAATGCGGTGTGAACAGGACGTTAAATTTCTTTTTGTTAAGTGCCTGCAGTTCCTGTTCAATTTCCGGTGTGTGCCGGTGATCACCAATTTTATAGGCCTTAATGGACTCATTGACCTCGGCAAACATGGAATCCTGTAAAACACTTCTACCTGCACCCGATACTCCTGATTTAGCATCTATTATAATAGAATGCTCATCGATCAGACCTTCCTGAATTAACGGAGCCAGACTTAAAATACTGCAGGTAGTATAACAACCGGGATTGGCAATCAACCTGGCCCTTTTTATCTCCTCCCGATGCAGTTCACACAAACCATAAACAGCCTGCGACAGAAGCTCCTGACTGCCATGTTCAGTTTTATACCATT
This genomic interval from Eubacteriaceae bacterium ES3 contains the following:
- a CDS encoding ATP-binding protein, producing MFAEIKRKITVFNTLILIIFMFMFIFLLAFLVKWSLNLSGEMYLTDVAKEIIKEEGGSVTESVESLDSVHEKFGYQYILWNSSNTVKNMKLEDRNLITKGYEIILENSEFPRFNTFATEALEYRGYTIKYSNNSGDYILQVFQQVSTERSIVTYVISFLFLIGVGSVAVLIPISYFLAGKSLQPIKETFEDQKKFIANASHELRTPLTVIQTNIEVLKLKEEDTICNNAKWLDNIASESETMAQLISELLLLAQAENQSLEMDVDNFDLSAMCHQLVDLMETLAHDKLITLTDSVDDEIYFKGDEQRLKQAVRILLDNAIKYTKEEGQVELCLSQEKRHVVIAVRDTGIGLTEEEKAKVFSRFYRVDDGRNRATGGVGLGLNIADYIVKSHGGKIKIDSTPNVGSVFSIVLPKNSSKPETRKNGQKIEQASDDFTIE
- the argJ gene encoding bifunctional glutamate N-acetyltransferase/amino-acid acetyltransferase ArgJ, with the translated sequence MKIINDGNAGLAQGFKLGGLHCGIKKDKLDLAVLVSEKPATAAVKTTTNCVKAAPILWCNEVMKSSKKQVIVVNSGNANACTGTQGSQAVLKTAEKAAAIFDVDKEAVLIASTGVIGVPLPVKKILTGLEQISLNDSPEAGVEAAEAILTTDTGIKTVGVEIEIKGKTVKIGGMAKGSGMIHPNMATMLSFVTTDICIDEKLLDSLLTEVTQETYNMISVDGDTSTNDMVTVLANGMAGNDCLCENDPDLETFKEAFLYVHKTLAKKIVRDGEGATKFVEVEVRGAKTKADARTLAKSVITSNLFKAAMFGEDANWGRALCALGYSGVKFDPLKVSLVFSSSAGMVTLLNDGMPIAFDEEEALAVLKETDLHIDVELEEGSEKAIAWGCDLSYEYVKINGDYRS
- a CDS encoding response regulator transcription factor; protein product: MRILFVEDEKKITDALQELCRIQNIDCDIANDGEEGLLFALNPIYDVIVLDIMLPLKSGTEILQQIRDQGISTPVLMLTAKGTIDDKVKGLDMGADDYLVKPFSAKELFARIRALGRRPDHGIKGETIVFEDVSFNTKKNVLQTEEQEFKLSVKEAKILEMLLKRPNQVFTREQILDRVWGFDKEVNENNIEIYVHNLRKKIANTQVKIDTIRGVGYTLGKK
- a CDS encoding acetylornithine transaminase, translating into MVERGNKVIMETYKRFPIEFVSGSGCTLTDSEGKKYLDFVAGIAVNSLGHCHPGFSKVVKEQLDSLIHVSNLYWTEPAIALAEALVKYSGLDKVFYCNSGAEACEAALKLCRVYGKLNKSEDAVEIISMDQSFHGRTYAAITATGQKKYQKNLEPLMPEIYHVPFNDIEALKKQISPKTCGIILEAIQGEGGINPADAEYLKEVREICDRENIVLIFDEVQTGIGRTGELFAYQKYGVTPDVVTMAKGLGGGLPIGGIIAKDKMASVFTPGTHASTFGGNPLVCAGGLFVIETLMADGFLAEVQDKGDYLKGKLLALKEKYDCIKDVRGMGLMIGVEVDKAPGEIVAKAMEDGLLLVGAGDSAIRFVPPLVVTKAEIDQAVEIFEKAL
- the argB gene encoding acetylglutamate kinase, translating into MEKYIEKAKILIEALPYIQQFKKKIMVIKYGGSFMYDEQIKQSVMDDISLMCLVGIRPIIVHGGGKDISGLLNDLDIQTEFVEGLRVTNEKVVEVAEMVLSGKINKELVQLLQDREISAVGLSGKDGGMIKVKKKFVNDLDIGYVGEIFHIDDKILKAVLKEDFLPVIAPIGTDKTGQSYNINADHVACAIAAHLKAEKLIYLTDTDGVYMDPENQDSIIHRLFTDNVPKLIEEGIISGGMIPKVESSVEALNAGVNSVHILDGKVEHSLLLELFTAAGVGTMIRESIV
- the argC gene encoding N-acetyl-gamma-glutamyl-phosphate reductase; translation: MIKASVIGATGYAGQELVRLLMRHPEVELVSLGSRSYSGQKYSEIYNNFRDLTNLICEAGDMEVLAEQSDVVFLAMPHGIASKMVSPEILEKTVVIDLGADYRLNDINIYNEWYKTEHGSQELLSQAVYGLCELHREEIKRARLIANPGCYTTCSILSLAPLIQEGLIDEHSIIIDAKSGVSGAGRSVLQDSMFAEVNESIKAYKIGDHRHTPEIEQELQALNKKKFNVLFTPHLVPMNRGILAVSYASLKPGVTELEIKDAYEKMYQKEYFIRLTGEKMPETRWARGTNFVDIGFKMNPRTNRVVAVGAIDNLIKGAAGQAVQNMNIVFDIEEKAGIDMIADFPI